One window of Sphingobacteriales bacterium genomic DNA carries:
- the atpG gene encoding ATP synthase F1 subunit gamma — MPGQLKEVRIRIQAVKSTQQITKAMKLVAASKLRKAQDRIIKMRPYANKLYSILGNIASGGLGDVDMGYTKERPVEKVLIVLLTSDRGLCGGFNANVSKLVKGLIQNKYATQRANGNVTILNIGKKGYEALKKEKNVSFNTDYVSLFADLTFEDVAKAAERVMSDFENQNFDVVEVVYNQFKNQITQLPTVEQFLPIQKLQQDAPAGTKKAGENMVNDFIYQPSQKEIIEELVPKILKTQFYRYLLDSNASEHGARMTSMDKATDNAEELLKTLGIQYNRARQAAITTELTEIVGGVAALQG; from the coding sequence ATGCCCGGTCAGTTAAAAGAAGTACGGATTAGAATACAAGCGGTCAAATCAACGCAGCAAATTACCAAAGCCATGAAATTAGTGGCTGCTTCCAAATTGCGCAAAGCACAGGACCGCATCATAAAAATGCGCCCTTATGCCAACAAATTGTACAGCATTTTGGGCAATATAGCTTCCGGCGGTTTGGGTGATGTGGATATGGGCTATACCAAAGAACGCCCTGTCGAAAAGGTACTCATTGTTTTGCTGACTTCCGACCGTGGCCTTTGCGGCGGTTTTAACGCCAATGTTTCCAAACTTGTAAAAGGGCTGATTCAAAATAAATATGCCACCCAGCGGGCAAACGGAAATGTAACCATTCTGAACATCGGAAAAAAGGGATATGAAGCCCTGAAAAAGGAAAAAAATGTATCGTTTAATACCGATTACGTCAGCCTGTTTGCCGATCTCACCTTTGAGGATGTTGCCAAAGCTGCAGAAAGGGTAATGAGTGATTTTGAAAATCAAAACTTTGACGTGGTGGAAGTGGTTTACAACCAGTTCAAAAATCAGATTACACAACTCCCCACTGTCGAACAGTTTTTACCCATTCAAAAATTGCAGCAGGATGCTCCGGCAGGCACTAAAAAAGCCGGTGAAAACATGGTGAATGACTTCATCTATCAACCAAGTCAAAAAGAAATCATCGAAGAGTTAGTGCCAAAAATCCTGAAAACACAATTTTACCGTTACCTGTTGGACAGCAACGCCAGCGAACACGGTGCAAGGATGACCTCTATGGACAAAGCCACCGACAATGCGGAAGAACTGCTAAAAACACTTGGCATACAATACAACCGCGCCCGTCAGGCAGCAATCACCACCGAACTTACAGAAATTGTGGGTGGAGTTGCCGCTTTGCAAGGGTAA